In a single window of the Dysgonomonas mossii genome:
- a CDS encoding hybrid sensor histidine kinase/response regulator transcription factor has protein sequence MKKPLYTLLFLLFSFIIKAQQFEFSHLNNTNGLSNNQVEAILKDSRGFIWFGTNMGLNRYDGINFKTYKNIKNDSKSPSYDRFTGIQEDIKGNLWLQSSAGVYMLYDWKSESFINNIDSLLSDIGLPPAPAIIEIDKKKDLYISYPGKGIHKYDATTNKITIYKQSKNTNDLALSDISDIKIKDSYIWVLHNDGLLERVNMQTNRVDMRNTFFKDNNQNSTIQKSLFIDSDNDIWVYPSIADKGVVYLNTKKGQWTLLDTNSKVALSSSFVRCVGQDINGLIWIGTDHGGISILDKKNQKITVLKNDIYNHNSISQNSIISFYSEPNGTVWVGTYKSGASYYHPNLFKFRKSPLFYMFNKNAEIFDCNSLYKDKSNNLWIGTNGTGLIKYDQSTEQVERFRNNPNDAGSISSDIITSIYEDHTQTLWIGTFMGGLNSFDGKSFKKFQLNETNLNSLSSKSVYSLTEDNDHNLWIATLGGGIDQLNPARDTFTHHNMSNSKDLLSNYIVSMFVDTQNNIFLSTDRGICVLDESKKEVRKYFPNNTFLDSLTSIVINNLIVDSRGLLWIATDKGINVYYPTKQRFEYITTNEGLPGDEVVSLIEDNDGNIWAGTRNGLVCFYCKYDNQKLTYTIASFDVNDGLPGSVFNTNAIFKDKDGIIYIGSTKGYTSFDPRKIVFNKNVPKPHFTDLLITNQVIKPNTKYNGRVILEKSITDLDEIVLHYGETNFTIQFSSLNYIHPEKNRYKYMLEGLDNKWTETSTGIGSASYSNLNAGTYKLIVYASNDDNVWSSEPIVLTIVVKPPFWLSWWATIIYILITITILRFFIKYKLNKQKEEYEQAQKILEAQKIHEVDELKFKFFTNISHEFKTPLTLILTPLEKLMKSSISDEQKATMSIMHKNAKNLLNMVNEILDFRKFDQNKMTLNISRGNIIEFTKEICQSFSALAGEKSIKLTFTTYLQELQMEFDKEKMHKIISNLISNAFKYTEDGQIDVSIGISELLQTDTPTKQLCLKVSDTGVGIEKEYLEKIFERFFRIEKAEKNNQSGTGVGLHLASEYVKLHGGEIQVESTEGKGSTFTILLPIQNSTYKELSNQDIIHSGDISISEIKEGAELDLKSAQRAHLPLLLIVDDNEDFCEFITSLFIDDYRTVIANDGEEGYSIVLDQLPDIILCDVMMPKMDGYEFCRHVKGDIRTSHIPIILLTAKSSEESKYSGIEAGADDYISKPFNIDMLKLKIAKIIERQKKIHSNFKKKIDISLSEIEITSMDEKFVQKTISIVEENIGNPEFLVEDLCKEMGMSRVYFYKKILALTDKTPSEFIRFIRLKRAADLLEKSQMFVNEIAFQVGFNDPKYFRKYFKEEFGVTPNEYKKNVSK, from the coding sequence ATGAAAAAACCATTATACACCCTTCTATTCCTCTTATTCTCTTTTATCATAAAAGCTCAGCAATTTGAATTTTCTCATTTGAATAATACAAACGGCTTATCAAACAATCAAGTGGAAGCAATCTTGAAGGACAGCCGTGGTTTTATATGGTTTGGTACAAATATGGGGCTCAACAGGTACGACGGGATAAACTTTAAAACATATAAGAATATAAAGAATGATAGTAAAAGTCCATCGTACGACCGTTTTACAGGAATACAAGAAGATATAAAGGGAAACCTATGGTTGCAGTCGAGTGCAGGGGTTTATATGCTATATGACTGGAAATCGGAATCTTTTATAAACAATATAGATTCATTGCTAAGCGATATAGGGTTACCACCCGCACCAGCTATTATAGAAATTGACAAGAAGAAAGATTTATACATCTCATATCCGGGAAAGGGTATTCACAAATACGATGCAACTACTAACAAAATAACAATCTATAAGCAATCGAAGAATACAAATGATCTGGCTCTGTCTGATATCTCCGATATAAAAATAAAGGATAGCTACATTTGGGTTCTTCACAACGACGGACTTTTGGAGCGTGTAAACATGCAGACAAACAGAGTGGACATGCGAAATACATTCTTTAAAGACAACAACCAAAACTCTACAATACAGAAATCCTTATTTATAGATTCTGATAATGACATTTGGGTTTATCCAAGTATAGCGGATAAAGGCGTAGTATATCTAAATACAAAAAAAGGACAATGGACTTTACTGGACACCAATAGTAAGGTTGCATTATCGAGTAGCTTTGTCAGATGTGTGGGACAGGATATTAACGGACTGATATGGATAGGAACAGATCACGGTGGAATAAGCATTCTGGACAAAAAGAATCAAAAGATAACGGTTCTTAAAAATGATATATACAATCATAATTCCATCAGTCAGAACTCTATCATCAGTTTCTATAGTGAACCTAACGGAACAGTATGGGTAGGGACATACAAAAGTGGAGCATCTTATTATCATCCAAATCTTTTCAAATTTAGGAAATCACCTCTCTTTTATATGTTCAACAAAAATGCAGAAATATTCGACTGCAATAGTTTATACAAAGACAAGAGTAATAATCTTTGGATAGGGACAAATGGAACCGGTCTTATCAAATACGATCAAAGCACGGAGCAAGTAGAACGTTTTCGTAACAATCCTAACGATGCGGGAAGCATCTCGTCTGATATTATCACATCAATATACGAAGATCACACACAAACACTTTGGATTGGAACTTTCATGGGAGGGCTGAACTCCTTTGACGGTAAAAGTTTCAAGAAATTCCAATTGAATGAGACTAACTTAAACTCTCTTTCGAGCAAAAGTGTGTATAGCCTTACCGAAGACAACGACCATAATTTATGGATCGCAACTCTTGGGGGCGGTATAGATCAATTAAATCCAGCAAGGGATACGTTTACTCATCACAATATGAGTAACAGTAAAGATCTTTTATCCAATTATATTGTATCTATGTTTGTAGATACTCAAAATAATATATTTCTAAGTACCGACAGAGGAATATGCGTATTAGACGAAAGTAAAAAAGAAGTAAGAAAATACTTTCCGAACAACACATTTCTCGATTCCCTTACCAGTATTGTTATAAACAATCTGATTGTAGATTCAAGAGGTCTTTTATGGATTGCTACGGACAAAGGGATCAATGTATATTATCCTACAAAACAGCGATTTGAATACATTACAACCAACGAAGGGCTACCGGGTGATGAAGTTGTATCACTCATAGAAGATAATGATGGCAATATATGGGCAGGAACCCGAAACGGATTGGTATGTTTCTACTGTAAGTATGACAATCAGAAACTGACGTATACAATCGCATCTTTCGATGTTAACGACGGACTGCCGGGTTCGGTATTTAATACGAATGCTATATTTAAAGACAAAGACGGAATTATCTACATAGGCAGCACTAAAGGATATACATCTTTCGATCCAAGAAAAATAGTATTTAATAAAAATGTACCTAAACCGCATTTCACAGATCTTCTTATTACCAATCAGGTGATTAAACCGAATACAAAATACAATGGACGTGTTATTCTCGAAAAATCAATAACAGACCTCGATGAGATTGTTTTACATTACGGTGAAACCAATTTTACAATACAATTTTCATCCCTAAATTACATCCATCCCGAGAAGAATCGATATAAATACATGTTGGAAGGATTGGATAACAAATGGACTGAAACAAGCACCGGAATCGGCTCGGCATCATATTCCAACCTTAATGCCGGCACATACAAACTTATTGTTTACGCCAGCAATGACGATAATGTATGGAGCAGTGAGCCTATTGTTTTGACAATCGTAGTAAAACCCCCATTTTGGCTATCATGGTGGGCAACCATTATATACATACTCATCACGATCACGATCTTAAGGTTTTTCATAAAATATAAGTTGAATAAACAAAAAGAAGAATACGAACAGGCTCAAAAAATACTGGAAGCTCAGAAAATACATGAAGTAGACGAATTGAAATTCAAATTCTTTACCAATATAAGCCATGAATTCAAGACTCCGCTCACGCTCATTCTTACACCGTTGGAGAAACTTATGAAATCATCTATATCGGACGAGCAAAAAGCAACGATGAGCATCATGCACAAGAATGCTAAAAACTTGCTGAACATGGTGAACGAAATACTTGATTTCAGGAAGTTTGACCAAAACAAGATGACTCTGAATATTTCACGAGGGAATATTATAGAATTTACAAAAGAAATATGTCAGTCGTTCTCGGCATTGGCAGGAGAGAAATCAATAAAACTTACATTCACAACGTATCTGCAAGAACTGCAGATGGAGTTTGATAAAGAAAAGATGCATAAAATCATATCCAATCTGATTTCCAATGCATTCAAATATACAGAAGACGGACAGATAGATGTCAGTATTGGCATTTCCGAACTGTTACAAACAGATACACCAACCAAACAGCTATGCCTAAAAGTTTCTGATACAGGCGTTGGCATAGAGAAAGAATATCTCGAGAAAATATTTGAACGCTTCTTCAGAATAGAAAAAGCAGAAAAAAACAATCAATCGGGAACCGGAGTTGGACTCCATTTAGCCAGTGAATATGTAAAATTACATGGAGGCGAAATACAAGTGGAAAGTACAGAAGGAAAGGGTTCTACTTTTACAATATTACTGCCTATACAAAATTCGACATATAAGGAGTTAAGCAACCAAGACATTATACATTCGGGAGATATTTCTATTAGCGAAATAAAAGAAGGAGCCGAGCTCGATTTAAAGTCGGCGCAACGGGCACATCTTCCGCTTCTACTAATAGTTGATGACAATGAAGACTTTTGTGAATTTATCACCAGCTTGTTTATAGACGATTATCGCACCGTTATAGCAAACGATGGAGAAGAAGGATACAGCATTGTACTCGATCAACTACCGGATATTATATTATGCGATGTTATGATGCCAAAGATGGATGGCTATGAGTTTTGCAGGCATGTAAAAGGTGATATACGAACTTCACATATTCCGATCATACTACTTACGGCCAAATCGTCGGAAGAAAGCAAATATTCGGGTATTGAGGCAGGAGCAGACGATTATATCTCCAAGCCTTTCAACATTGACATGCTGAAACTAAAAATAGCGAAGATCATCGAGAGGCAAAAAAAGATACATAGCAACTTCAAGAAGAAAATAGATATCTCCCTGAGCGAAATAGAGATAACATCTATGGACGAAAAGTTTGTACAAAAAACAATCTCTATTGTGGAAGAAAACATTGGAAATCCTGAATTTCTTGTAGAAGACCTTTGCAAAGAGATGGGTATGAGCCGGGTCTATTTTTACAAAAAAATATTGGCTCTGACAGACAAGACCCCTTCTGAGTTTATCCGCTTTATTCGTTTAAAGAGAGCAGCTGATTTATTGGAAAAAAGCCAGATGTTTGTCAATGAAATTGCCTTTCAGGTAGGATTTAATGATCCCAAATATTTCCGCAAGTATTTTAAAGAGGAATTTGGTGTAACCCCTAATGAGTATAAAAAAAACGTATCGAAATGA
- a CDS encoding TIM-barrel domain-containing protein, which produces MKKNQLLLVGLLSMALFIGCKSGPYQRTSDGIIVNLKTDNALATKNIRLQVVNDDVIHVSATPGYKFSDKKSLITIYDKTQTTGWDAKEENGNVVLKTASTIATVSLTTGEVTFSDINGNVLLAENKGGGKSFSDIEVEGTKAYTMQQVFESPADEAFYGLGQHQADEFNYKGKNEVLFQYNTKVSVPFVLSSKNYGILWDNYSLTKFGDSRDYLDLDQFKLYDKTGKEGGLTATYMVNADPNKVFVERAESQIDYENLETIKKFPQDFPFFNSRITWEGDIEAKETGKYHFILYYAGYTTISLDNEVIVPERWRTAWNPNSYKFTVDMKAGEKRKIKLDWKPDGGISYIGLKALSPKSQEEQNKLALWSEMGDQIDYYFIRGNSADDVIKGYRTVTGKSQIMPKWAMGFWQSRERYKTQTELLGVVDEYRKRNIPLDNIILDWSYWPKDAWGSHDFDTERFPDAKGMMDSVHAKDAHIMISVWPKFYYTTDNYKAFDEKGWMFNRAVKDSIRDWISPGYIGGFYDAYSEGARKLFWDQLNEKLYSKGIDAWWMDASEPDILSNASIQYRKELMTPTALGPSVEYFNAYALVNAQGIYEGQRSTNPNNRVFLLTRSGFAGLQRYSTATWSGDIGTRWEDMKAQISAGLNFAMSGIPYWTMDIGGFCVEKRYENAKEGSEDMKEWRELNARWFQFGAFCPLFRSHGQYPYREIYNIAPEGHPAYNSMVHYTKLRYQMMPYIYSLAGMTYFNDYTIMRALVMDFGKDAATHNISDQYMFGPNLMVCPVYQYKATSRDVYFPAGTNWYNYDTGEYVTGGKSIKVSAPYERMPLFVQEGSILPMGNDIQTTKEAQTDLTIKVYTGKNGEFTLYEDEGVNYNYENGAYSTIKFSYDEASQQLTVDDIKGEYAGMAKDRILKVEWITKGKKNTISEVKYSGKKISVKRAE; this is translated from the coding sequence ATGAAAAAAAATCAACTGCTTTTGGTCGGTTTATTGTCGATGGCTCTATTCATCGGCTGTAAAAGCGGACCATATCAGAGAACGAGTGACGGAATAATTGTAAACCTGAAAACGGACAATGCTTTAGCTACAAAGAACATCAGATTGCAAGTTGTCAATGATGATGTAATCCATGTTTCGGCTACTCCCGGCTATAAGTTTTCTGACAAAAAAAGTCTTATTACCATATATGATAAAACACAAACAACAGGATGGGATGCTAAAGAGGAAAACGGAAATGTTGTTCTTAAAACAGCATCTACCATTGCTACGGTATCTTTGACTACAGGAGAGGTTACTTTCTCTGATATAAATGGTAATGTGCTTCTAGCTGAAAATAAAGGAGGAGGTAAATCATTTTCTGATATTGAAGTCGAAGGAACAAAAGCATATACTATGCAGCAAGTCTTTGAATCTCCTGCCGATGAGGCTTTTTATGGACTTGGACAACATCAGGCTGATGAGTTTAACTACAAGGGAAAGAATGAGGTTCTTTTCCAATATAATACAAAAGTGTCTGTTCCGTTTGTTTTATCGAGCAAAAACTATGGGATACTTTGGGATAACTACTCACTGACTAAATTCGGTGATTCTCGTGATTATCTCGACTTGGATCAATTTAAGCTATATGACAAAACAGGAAAAGAAGGTGGGCTGACCGCTACTTATATGGTAAATGCGGATCCAAATAAAGTTTTTGTAGAAAGAGCCGAATCACAGATTGATTACGAAAATCTGGAAACAATAAAGAAGTTTCCTCAAGACTTTCCGTTCTTCAATTCTCGCATCACTTGGGAAGGAGATATAGAGGCAAAGGAAACTGGTAAATATCATTTTATACTTTATTATGCAGGTTATACAACTATATCATTAGATAATGAGGTAATAGTGCCTGAAAGATGGCGTACGGCATGGAATCCGAATAGCTATAAGTTCACAGTGGATATGAAAGCCGGTGAAAAACGTAAAATAAAACTCGATTGGAAACCCGATGGCGGTATATCATATATAGGACTTAAAGCTTTGAGCCCGAAATCTCAGGAAGAACAAAACAAGTTGGCTCTTTGGTCAGAGATGGGCGATCAGATCGACTATTATTTTATTCGTGGAAACAGTGCCGATGATGTGATTAAAGGATATAGGACTGTTACAGGAAAATCGCAAATTATGCCTAAATGGGCAATGGGATTCTGGCAAAGCCGCGAAAGATACAAAACTCAGACAGAATTGCTTGGCGTTGTAGATGAATACCGCAAGAGAAATATACCCCTAGATAACATAATATTAGATTGGTCGTATTGGCCGAAAGATGCATGGGGAAGCCATGATTTTGATACCGAGCGTTTCCCTGATGCAAAAGGAATGATGGATAGCGTACATGCAAAAGATGCACATATTATGATTTCTGTATGGCCTAAATTTTATTATACGACAGATAATTACAAGGCTTTTGACGAAAAAGGATGGATGTTTAACCGTGCTGTAAAAGATAGCATCCGCGATTGGATCAGCCCGGGTTACATTGGAGGATTTTATGATGCTTACAGCGAAGGTGCTCGCAAACTATTTTGGGATCAGTTGAACGAAAAGCTATATTCTAAAGGTATTGATGCTTGGTGGATGGATGCTTCCGAGCCGGATATTTTATCAAATGCAAGTATACAGTACCGTAAAGAGCTAATGACTCCTACAGCTTTAGGCCCATCAGTTGAGTACTTTAACGCTTACGCTCTTGTTAATGCACAGGGTATTTATGAAGGTCAGCGTTCTACTAATCCTAACAACCGTGTCTTCTTGCTTACCCGTTCTGGCTTTGCCGGACTACAACGTTATTCTACAGCTACATGGAGTGGCGATATTGGTACTCGTTGGGAAGATATGAAAGCTCAGATTTCAGCCGGACTTAATTTTGCTATGTCGGGTATTCCTTATTGGACAATGGATATCGGTGGTTTCTGTGTCGAAAAACGTTATGAAAATGCGAAAGAAGGCTCAGAAGATATGAAAGAATGGAGAGAGCTGAATGCTCGTTGGTTCCAGTTTGGTGCATTCTGTCCGCTATTCCGTAGTCATGGACAATATCCTTATCGTGAGATCTACAATATTGCTCCTGAAGGACATCCTGCATATAATAGCATGGTTCATTACACCAAGCTTCGTTATCAGATGATGCCATACATCTATTCATTGGCCGGAATGACATACTTCAATGATTATACTATTATGCGTGCTTTGGTAATGGATTTCGGAAAAGATGCAGCTACTCATAATATAAGCGATCAATATATGTTTGGGCCGAACCTGATGGTTTGTCCGGTATATCAATACAAAGCAACATCCCGTGATGTATATTTCCCTGCCGGTACAAATTGGTACAACTATGATACAGGAGAATATGTTACCGGAGGAAAAAGCATAAAAGTATCTGCACCCTACGAACGTATGCCTCTCTTTGTACAAGAAGGTTCTATTTTGCCTATGGGAAATGATATTCAGACTACCAAAGAAGCTCAAACAGATCTCACCATAAAAGTATATACAGGTAAAAACGGAGAGTTTACTTTATACGAAGACGAAGGGGTAAACTACAACTATGAGAATGGGGCATATTCGACTATTAAGTTCAGTTATGATGAAGCCTCTCAGCAGCTTACTGTCGATGATATTAAAGGCGAATATGCGGGTATGGCTAAAGATAGAATATTGAAAGTAGAATGGATTACCAAAGGAAAGAAAAACACAATATCTGAAGTGAAATACTCAGGAAAGAAGATCTCTGTAAAAAGGGCAGAATAA